From Anopheles coluzzii chromosome 3, AcolN3, whole genome shotgun sequence, the proteins below share one genomic window:
- the LOC120956209 gene encoding uncharacterized protein LOC120956209 → MSRVSHWHKFTSHKSAIKSDLLPEILALVDKRALTPILAKPSVSNASRSHTSTNVSSLNATNTSRTTKTASARRTFTNSTELTDDIQAANDTNTVDDSDNCNDYNHRTKPTSDVSAGNYRTNTQASSDPVLNQNTTNTGIAEKVWLYFTNIKSHVSADDMRVWLKAVLPTDDINVYRLTKKGVNLDSMSFISFKVSVPKSLKELALQSTIWPVSLTVREFVARGLPKQRVHERARFDPSELISQ, encoded by the exons ATGTCACGAGTTTCGCATTGGCACAAATTCACTTCTCACAA atcggctatcaagagcgatttgcttcctgagatcctcgctctcgTTGATAAGCGAGCGCTAACACCCATATTAGCTAAGCCGTCTGTTAGCAACGCATCGCGATCGCACACATCCACTAATGTATCGTCGCTCAATGCCACAAATACATCCAGAACGACTAAAACAGCTTCCGCTCGCCGTACATTTACTAACTCAACGGAGCTCACTGATGATATCCAAGCTGCGAACGATACCAACACTGTGGATGATTCTGACAACTGTAACGACTACAATCATCGTACTAAGCCGACTAGTGATGTTAGTGCTGGAAACTATCGAACAAATACACAAGCATCTTCTGATCCTGTTTTGaaccaaaacaccaccaacacgggcATAGCCGAGAAAGTATGGTTATACTTCACGAACATCAAATCGCATGTCTCGGCTgatgatatgcgtgtgtggcttaAAGCTGTGCTACCAACGGACGATATTAATGTTTACCGTCTCACGAAAAAGGGTGTGAACCTGGACTCGATGTCCTTCATATCGTTCAAAGTGAGTGTTCCTAAATCTCTTAAGGAGCTTGCGCTGCAGTCTACTATTTGGCCAGTTTCACTTACTGTTCGGGAGTTTGTTGCTCGTGGCCTACCAAAGCAACGTGTACATGAAAGGGCTCGATTTGACCCTTCTGAGCTTATTTCGCAGTGA